One Actinosynnema pretiosum DNA segment encodes these proteins:
- the mtrA gene encoding MtrAB system response regulator MtrA translates to MKARVLVVDDDPALAEMLTIVLRGEGFDTAVVADGARALPALRELKPDLVLLDLMLPGMNGIDVCKAIRSESGVPIVMLTAKSDTVDVVLGLESGADDYVVKPFKPKELVARIRARMRRTEAEPAEVLQIGDLTIDVPGHEVLREGRPIQLTPLEFDLLVALARKPRQVFTREVLLEQVWGYRHAADTRLVNVHVQRLRSKVERDPEHPEVVLTVRGVGYKAGPP, encoded by the coding sequence TGAAGGCACGCGTGCTCGTGGTGGACGACGACCCCGCCCTGGCGGAGATGCTGACCATCGTGCTGCGGGGCGAGGGGTTCGACACGGCCGTGGTCGCCGACGGCGCCCGTGCGCTCCCCGCGCTGCGCGAGCTCAAACCCGACCTCGTCCTGCTGGACCTGATGCTGCCGGGCATGAACGGCATCGACGTCTGCAAGGCGATCCGCTCGGAGTCCGGCGTCCCGATCGTCATGCTGACGGCCAAGAGCGACACCGTCGACGTGGTGCTGGGCCTGGAGTCCGGCGCCGACGACTACGTCGTCAAGCCGTTCAAGCCCAAGGAGCTGGTGGCGCGCATCCGCGCCCGGATGCGCCGCACCGAGGCCGAACCGGCCGAGGTGCTCCAGATCGGCGACCTGACCATCGACGTGCCCGGCCACGAGGTGCTGCGCGAGGGTCGTCCGATCCAGCTCACCCCGCTGGAGTTCGACCTGCTGGTCGCGCTGGCCCGCAAGCCGCGCCAGGTGTTCACCCGCGAGGTGCTCCTGGAGCAGGTGTGGGGCTACCGGCACGCCGCCGACACCCGCCTGGTCAACGTCCACGTGCAGCGGCTGCGCTCCAAGGTGGAGCGCGACCCCGAGCACCCCGAGGTCGTCCTGACCGTGCGCGGCGTCGGGTACAAGGCGGGCCCTCCGTGA